One Paramisgurnus dabryanus chromosome 8, PD_genome_1.1, whole genome shotgun sequence DNA window includes the following coding sequences:
- the LOC135770828 gene encoding uncharacterized protein isoform X1 produces the protein MCRTVSSASCPVYCSEVCKEVVNKKMLRLLFVFLILRCAAVASEDIESSGKCGDENSDDECDETAISRRLPMNDNPGLDQRSKGEMDESKADEKGTLIIVIAAVSVVALAIVAVIAIVFFRRYLRSQEQGVYTMPVDQVQKAAV, from the exons ATGTGCAGAACTGTCAGCTCTGCTTCCTGTCCCGTTTACTGCAGCGAGGTCTGCAAGGAAGTGGTG AATAAGAAGATGCTGCGATTActctttgtgtttttgattcTTCGATGTGCAG CTGTTGCATCAGAAGACATAGAATCTTCTGgaaaat GTGGCGATGAGAACAGTGACGATGAGTGCGATGAAACAG CGATATCAAGGCGCCTACCCATGAATGATAATCCTGGATTAGATCAAAGGTCCAAAGGAGAAATGGACGAAAGTAAAGCAG ATGAAAAAGGAACACTGATCATCGTCATAGCTGCTGTCAGTGTTGTAGCTTTGGCCATAGTTGCGGTTATTG cTATTGTCTTCTTCAGACGCTATTTACGGAGCCAGGAACAGGG